A genomic window from Salvia splendens isolate huo1 chromosome 11, SspV2, whole genome shotgun sequence includes:
- the LOC121754237 gene encoding CCR4-NOT transcription complex subunit 9-like: protein MSNLHPSLNYMKAAPFEVPATSSAAANNDRNVQSVEQLVLDLCNPDLRENALLELSKKRELFQDLAPLLWNSFGTLAALLQEIVSIYPVLSPPNLTPGQSNRVCNALALLQCVASHPDTRMVFLKAHIPLYLYPFLNTTSKTRPFEYLRLTSLGVIGALVKVDDTDVISFLLYTEIIPLCLRTMEMGSELSKTVATFIVQKILLDDVGLEYICATAERFFAVAGILSNMIIALAEQPSARLLKHIIRCFLRLSENLRACEALKNCMPDMLKDGTFSSCLLEDVTTRRWLQQLLHNVLGPRVAIQAGGGFDIVNHG, encoded by the exons ATGTCGAACTTACATCCGTCGCTCAATTACATGAAAGCCGCTCCGTTTGAGGTGCCAGCCACCTCTTCCGCCGCTGCTAACAATGACCGGAATGTTCAATCAGTCGAACAGCTTGTACTTGACCTCTGCAACCCCGATCTCCGCGAAAACGCTCTTCTCGAACTTTCCAAG AAGAGGGAGCTGTTTCAGGATTTGGCTCCGTTGCTGTGGAACTCCTTTGGTACACTTGCTGCTCTTCTACAG gaaatagtttctatttacCCAGTGTTATCTCCACCAAATCTAACTCCTGGGCAGTCAAACAGGGTTTGCAATGCACTCGCCCTTCTTCAG TGTGTGGCCTCACATCCAGATACAAGAATGGTGTTCCTCAAAG CTCACATTCCTCTGTACCTGTATCCTTTTCTTAATACCACCAGCAAAACTCGCCCATTTGAGTACTTGAGGCTTACAAGTCTAGGAGTCATTGGTGCTCTGGTGAAG GTTGACGACACTGACGTTATCAGTTTCCTTCTCTATACTGAAATAATTCCCTTGTGCTTGCGGACAATGGAGATGGGAAGTGAACTATCAAAAACA GTAGCAACATTTATTGTGCAGAAAATTTTGCTTGATGACGTGGGATTGGAATACATATGCGCTACAGCAGAGCGATTCTTTGCTGTAGCTGGGATTCTGTCAAACATGATTATCGCACTTGCTGAACAGCCTTCTGCTCGGCTGTTAAAGCACATTATCAGGTGCTTTCTTCGTTTGTCTGAAAATCTAAG AGCTTGTGAAGCACTCAAGAATTGTATGCCTGACATGCTCAAAGATGGAACATTTAGCAGCTGCCTTCTT GAAGATGTAACTACGAGACGATGGTTACAACAATTGCTTCATAATGTGCTAGGGCCTCGGGTAGCCATTCAAGCAGGAGGTGGATTTGATATCGTCAATCATGGCTAG
- the LOC121756183 gene encoding pyridoxal phosphate homeostasis protein-like — MATPAVEGVVVPALRAVLHRVRIAAERSGRRADDVRVVAVSKTKPMALIDQLYAVGHRCFGENYVQEIIEKAPQLPEDIEWHFVGHLQSNKAKALLTAVPHLAMVQGVDTEKVANNLDRVVLSIGRKPLKVMVQVNTSGEASKSGLNPSECVEFVKHVRLGCPNLIFSGLMTIGMPDYTSTPENFKTLLNCRAEVCKALEITESQCELSMGMSGDFEQAIEMGSTSVRIGTTIFGTRDYSKK, encoded by the exons ATGGCGACTCCGGCCGTGGAAGGCGTTGTTGTGCCGGCGCTGCGGGCGGTGCTTCACCGTGTCCGAATCGCGGCGGAGAGGTCCGGCCGCCGCGCCGATGATGTAAGGGTGGTTGCAGTGAGCAAGACCAAACCTATGGCCCTCATTGACCAGCTCTACGCCGTCGGCCATAGATGTTTCGGCGAAAACTATGTCCAGGAAATTATCGAGAAAGCCCCTCAG CTGCCTGAAGACATTGAGTGGCATTTCGTCGGCCATTTGCAGAGCAACAAAGCGAAAGCGCTTCTGA CTGCTGTTCCCCATCTGGCCATGGTTCAGGGTGTTGACACTGAGAAG GTTGCCAATAATCTTGATCGTGTAGTTTTGAGTATTGGAAGGAAGCCCCTGAAGGTCATGGTTCAAGTCAACACAAGCGGAGAAGCAT CAAAATCTGGTCTAAATCCATCAGAATGTGTAgaatttgtgaagcatgtgAGGCTAGGCTGCCCAAATCTCATTTTTTCTGGATTAATGACGATTGGGATGCCAGACTACACATCAACCCCTGAGAACTTCAAG ACTTTATTGAACTGTAGAGCTGAGGTATGCAAAGCCCTTGAAATCACGGAATCCCAGTGTGAGTTATCAATGGGCATGTCTGGTGACTTTGAGCAAGCG ATTGAAATGGGTAGTACTAGCGTGAGAATTGGAACAACCATATTTGGGACAAGGGATTACTCAAAGAAGTAA